One Diabrotica virgifera virgifera chromosome 3, PGI_DIABVI_V3a genomic window carries:
- the LOC114324456 gene encoding zinc finger CCCH domain-containing protein 10, protein MSDTSEDTIQSDRTSEKEESVCRDFARGLCDRKFCKYKHENETKLLNFCHDFQNYICPRPFCKFIHCSTDEVDQYKRTGQMSAQILAEATRKNQMPGSPPVCNQFKRGQCRRPHCKYRHITKDQEEAEIAGLVNGEQKKVQSIVITNNMSEPQLVTLESLRGVFRRNGVTFDDYKDEGLPVVKRRFITTQEPEILACDIVETGTARPLFKGYFAGNPPPPMLTRADARTLMLEEENNILHKEIAQLKKQVSDLTATNEFLLDQNAQLRVSGKRNGTVNVPAVSLTNTPTPQVNRTVIASVATVPVSLATVSTCNPVSGNHSVSIAGCPAVSMAPAQILANSQQILVTTNPTTQLAIANSSQAQLAIAQQNLATNLAAAQQAAQPQLTSQAQQLALATTTQQLTSQAQHMANQQLALASAAGSQLTTQTQQIALANNAQAQQLALAAGTNQQLTSQAQQLALASTNQQLTSQAQQLALASTNQQLNSQAQQLTVTNVPPQLALASTNQQLLAQQNLASEIHRNTQINAISTSQAIAMSNAASQPMVSYPIMTQSINHALTH, encoded by the exons ATGTCCGATACTTCGGAGGATACCATACAATCAGACAGAACAAGTGAAAAAGAAGAAAGCGTTTGTAGAGATTTTGCCCGCGGTTTGTGCGATAGAAAATTTTGTAAATACAAGCACGAGAACGAAACCAAGCTGTTGAATTTTTGCCACGATTTTCAGAACTATATCTGCCCCAGACCATTTTGCAA ATTTATCCACTGTTCTACCGACGAAGTGGACCAGTACAAACGCACCGGTCAAATGTCAGCCCAAATCTTAGCCGAAGCCACCAGGAAGAATCAGATGCCTGGTAGTCCCCCGGTTTGTAATCAGTTCAAAAGGGGCCAGTGTCGCAGGCCGCACTGTAAATACCGTCATATCACCAAGGATCAAGAAGAAGCCGAAATCGCTGGATTAGTAAACGGCGAGCAGAAAAAAGTACAATCTATTGTTATTACCAATAACATGTCCGAACCCCAATTGGTCACATTAGAATCACTACGAG GAGTGTTTAGAAGAAATGGAGTTACTTTCGATGACTACAAAGACGAAGGTCTGCCAGTAGTAAAAAGACGATTCATAACTACTCAGGAACCGGAAATTTTAGCATGTGATATCGTGGAAACTGGGACGGCGAGACCTCTTTTCAAAGGATACTTCGCGGGGAATCCCCCACCACCTATGTTGACCAGAGCTGACGCGAG GACTCTAATGCTAGaagaagaaaacaatatattgcaCAAAGAAATAGCACAGCTGAAGAAACAG GTGTCGGATCTAACGGCAACTAACGAATTCCTTTTAGACCAAAACGCTCAATTGCGTGTCAGCGGCAAGCGTAACGGTACCGTCAACGTACCAGCTGTCAGTTTAACCAACACCCCTACACCCCAAGTGAATAGAACTGTTATCGCTAGCGTGGCAACAGTTCCAGTGTCTTTGGCTACTGTTTCGACTTGTAATCCTGTCTCGGGGAACCATTCGGTGTCCATAGCTGGTTGCCCAGCTGTCAGTATGGCACCAGCCCAAATTTTAGCAAACAGTCAACAAATATTGG TGACTACAAATCCCACCACCCAACTAGCCATCGCGAACAGCTCCCAAGCACAACTGGCCATAGCTCAACAGAATCTCGCTACGAACCTAGCCGCTGCGCAGCAAGCGGCGCAACCACAGCTGACTTCACAAGCGCAGCAGCTCGCGTTGGCCACCACTACGCAGCAGTTGACGTCGCAGGCGCAGCACATGGCCAATCAGCAGCTCGCTTTAGCCAGCGCTGCTGGATCACAATTGACGACTCAAACGCAGCAAATAGCGTTGGCTAATAACGCGCAAGCGCAGCAGCTGGCTTTGGCAGCAGGGACGAATCAGCAGTTGACGTCTCAGGCTCAACAA TTGGCATTAGCCAGTACCAACCAGCAACTAACCTCCCAAGCTCAACAGCTGGCACTGGCCAGCACCAACCAGCAACTCAACTCGCAGGCGCAGCAGCTCACCGTGACCAACGTCCCTCCCCAACTCGCGCTGGCCAGCACCAATCAACAGCTGTTGGCCCAACAAAACCTGGCCTCCGAAATCCACAGGAACACCCAGATCAACGCGATCAGTACGTCGCAAGCGATCGCGATGTCGAACGCTGCCTCCCAGCCGATGGTCTCATATCCGATAATGACTCAAAGTATTAACCACGCTCTGACGCATTAG